gatcTGAAGTTTGATAAGAAAAATTGCAGTGGCAAGTAATAGGCAGTATAAGGCGTTTATTGAGAACTTCTTTACTCAGAAAGATGAGCAGGATTCATTGcagatgcatcagtttcaccTTCATTGGTCTTGTTCTCGCAGAGACGCTAGCAAAACATCTCGCTTCGATAGGTTCATACAAAAGGCAATGAGATGTAAAGTTCCCGAGATTGACGTTCTATTCGACCCTGCAGCATTAAAATGCAGCCTGTTTCCTGCCTGTATCTTGAATAATCCATCCATAAGAGTGTTGAACTTGGATTTGCAGGGAAGCACACTTAATCAGCTGCCTAAAGAGTTTCCATTCCTCGAGGTTTTGTCACTGAAGTAAAAGTAGCTTCTGGTAGAGCACTGGTAGCCTGGATTTCTACTTACTGTGAATCCATTTCAACTTTGAAACTCAAAAGTGTTtatgggataaatgaaatcTCAATCATTAGCTCATCTCTCAAAGATTTGAGTATAACAGATTGCATCCCAGAAGGTGATGATGCAGATTACTTTCTTGAAATGCACTGTCCATCTCTCGAAACCATCGTGCTGAAAGAAGTGAAGCAAAAAAGATACAACTCCCGTTATGCATTTCCAAGAAAGTACCGtattaaaattgattgttTATCTCTGAAGAGTTTAGGAGTTTTTTATTGCGACTTTGACGAGCTGGATCTCACTGTCGTCAGTCCCTCTCTCATGGATTTGCAATTTTCTAAGTGCAACATTAATGGTCGTTTTGATTTCAGTATTGTGGCTAAACAACTTCAAACTCTACGTGTGGATATGTTCTTGAAATTCTTCTACGCCCCAGATGCCACATTCACTATCGACTCTGGTAACTTGAAATCACTACAGCATGTTAGTCTTAGCCTTGGAGATAACCTGCAGGAAAAATTCATAACGAAAGGCTTGGTTCAGCTTTCTGAAAGAATAAGCTATGCCAAGATTTTAGAATTAGACTTTCTGATTATCCAGGTAAAGAAAGAACTTCATTCCGTAGATTTTGTTTGAGGGCAGGTGGACTACACCTACACCCCTCCCCCACTTTACTTTTGATACAGTCTTAATGGTGTATTTACCTTCTCATAACTGCAGCCTTCTGTTGTGGAAAACATTGCTCCTGTAAACCCTCGGCACTTGGCAGTAATTGTTG
The sequence above is drawn from the Ricinus communis isolate WT05 ecotype wild-type chromosome 7, ASM1957865v1, whole genome shotgun sequence genome and encodes:
- the LOC112535609 gene encoding uncharacterized protein LOC112535609 codes for the protein MHCPSLETIVLKEVKQKRYNSRYAFPRKYRIKIDCLSLKSLGVFYCDFDELDLTVVSPSLMDLQFSKCNINGRFDFSIVAKQLQTLRVDMFLKFFYAPDATFTIDSGNLKSLQHVSLSLGDNLQEKFITKGLVQLSERISYAKILELDFLIIQPSVVENIAPVNPRHLAVIVDQLQDYHITVIASFLDRLDLDSLKTLTIRRKESRTEFTEFEFVKSLKKELKDLGRTATNLEITWLEPPVMPPEW